The nucleotide window TTTAACATCAACACGTCTACTTTGAGAgcatatgcaaaatatatataaagacaTACTGTACCATTTTTCGACATTTGGAAATTAAAACGTTtagttcacattttttctcatAGGTTAAAAAATAATAGCATTTTGAATTATGCTATCATATTCATACATTGATGGGATATTGTtattaaatgtgaatattaatgGGATATTGTTATTAAACAATATATTGGGATATTGGGATATTGTTATTAAACTGCAGTAGTAGGTAAGTTAATGTGAAAAGGAACACAGTTATGACATACCTTTGGAAAACATTGCTTCAGAGTCTGAAAAGAAGACAAATAGagaacatgcatatttattcacaacTGTGACAGGCAAATttttacacaacacacatgcCCTTAGATTAAGATCAGTCAATGTATCAGAAGCAGTGAACATGGGCTACTGTACAGCTTTGCACTTCTACTTTCAAAGATTGAACTTCAGGAGGGACTGTAGTTTGTATGGCAAATCAAATACAGCTTGTATGGACTGACATGAATCCAATGTCCTGTAATACAGAGGAAATGGTGgagcatgtaaaaaataatcagTTGGGAAGTGAAAATTTAAGAGCATAGAAGGAGTGCTTTGAGGtcttcataaaatgtaaaatgtgatgtctttttaaaaatccgTTTCTCTATAGATGTGCTGTGTGTAGGTGGCTGTTGTGAATCTGCTTTTCTTTACTTACTGGCTGGTTCATTCATTGACCTGCCCTTGTTTGACTGATCATTGCTGTCTGGATAAAAGGGGCTTTGGGGTCCTGTAAGTAAAGATAAATATGGTTACACCTTTTATGGTCCATGGAGCTTCAAAGACACAGAGGCTTCTTTCCTGAAGCATTATAACTGATTTAGTTATTACCATCCTGAAACTGAATCTGGGAAATGTCGAAGACCCTTTACAAGGCTGATTGGTAATAGCTTGTCATGACCGACACTTTCCCTGAACCTTCCCTGTTCACACCAGAGAACACTCCTGACTACTcttttacagtatgtaataaGAATTATTGACTGGGTGCAATACTTATTTGgtttattatccatttatgcagttggaTATTTGCTTAAGTTTTTCAGGCTAAGCCTTTTGCCAAAGGTGAAAACAAGAATGCCCATCCTGGGAAGCAAAACCCACAACCAACTGCTTGTAGGTCCAGTTCTCTAACTACTACACCACAaagaatggaaaacattttgacTGTCAGATGCCCAATATATTGTACACAGCAACACTTATTCAACTCTGTTTGTTCAATCTGGCTTTCTTCGGTTGGGACTGAGTCTGAATGGTTGCCAGGACAACCAAGAATGGGCAGCGAAATCAGCTCTGTGTTCACCAAAAGACAACACCACATTTACGTCTGTTTCTGACATGAGAGAGTTTACCTGATGCCAAAGGTTGTAAGTTATCTTTAAGAACAAACTAAGAACTCTTAACTGCAAGGGTCTGGGTGTATTTTAAGATAAGCCTTTCAACCAGTGCATAGAAACATCCCAACACACGTGACACATTGAAAGGTTTTCTTGTGCATGTGACTGCAAAACCAACACAAAGAGACTGGAAAAAACACACGTGAAGGTGCCTTAGTCCAGAAGGAGAACTAGGGGTCCATACTTCACTGCAGCTGATGAAGCGGATAATTTCACAAATCTTAAAGACTTTGAGTATGTTGGGCACAAACCCAAGAGCTTTTTGCAACAAGTGTCTTGACCACTGAACTGGGATAGACTTCTCTGATTATCTCTTTGGAAGCATTGATAAAACTGAAGGGTGTTTGTAAGATATAAATGTACACCAAAATCACTCATAAGGTTAAGAGAAGGTTTATGGGATTGCAAGAGGGTCTGATACCAGAATACTTTATTTTGAATTGTGTCAATAATTTGGTGTTGAGTTTTATCTTCACCACATGTTAGTGTGGGTTTCCCTACGAAGGGGAGGGATCTCTAACTCTAAGATCCTTTGTACATAATACTATACAGGTGATTGACCCAGCCGTGACTGGGCAATAAGATATGAAGGgcataaaatatgttatttattaCTCAGCAATTCATGGACTTTTCTCGACCACATAAAATATGGCTCTTTATTGAACATGTTGATATGCCAGATTGAATACGTTACACACctgtaaaaatattaatataagtCAGACCAGACCAATGACCACAATCTACAGTGTACACAGCAGGTGAACTCAGGTAGGAAGTGTGTGTTGTTGAAAGGTGGGGACTCCAGGGTGGGGCTTTTGTTTACCTTCGCATTTGAAGTTCCTGTTAACGGGTTCAGATGTGAACACTAAACTCAACTGCAGATACATTTATGGGTGATCTTGCTATTTGCACTATTTTCACAGGAAAGGTCCACAAGGTACTTTAaaaaatttgttaaaaaatcaCTGATTGTTTAGATGTCAGCTGTGCACAgacatatacatgtatgcatatacatgtaCCTGTATGTTCTCTCATACATTTGACAGGGatataggcacacacacacacatacaatttcGTAACATGAATTTCTTCAAAAAAGAGGCAAGGAGACCTTGAGTGCTGCTGTGAAGCTAGATGGGATGTCCCTTACCTGTGCCCCTTGAACTGGGAACTGCACTGAAAGAAGACAGCACCTGTCTCCCATGAAGAAGCTGGGGGGCTCTGAAGTTTTTGGTCAGGTGCTGGTTGTGTCCTGCTTTCAGCGTATCCTCAAGGGCAGCCAACTGGAAGACAAGGGACAATGCGGAGTACAGATATTACTCTGGctgaataattattaatgttgGAAGCAATCAAATAGCTTCTTCCTAGAAGCCCACTACAGgtcagctgtattttttaagCTTAGCAGCGGTCAAGTTCACTTCagagttgtttttcttttgtcactAATCTCCAATAGCTCCATTCTGGGTCCTAGTTTTAGTAACCCATGCGTGTTCAAGCTAGTGATAAAAATGGCATGCTTGGTCTGGCCCGAGAAAGATATGGCTAGGtataccaagcatttataaattgGCTGCTaacttgtttaaaaaatgtaaaatgtaaaatgtaacccCTCTGGAGATGATATTCAAACAACCATTGTTTCTCCAAAAAATTGTGTCAGATTACAAGGTCATTTCCATAACACCACTGACTATATGAACTCTTAATCTCTATAGTAGGATCTGGACAACCTTGAGACCAAGTTTATCAGATAAATCCTGCTGCCATTACCAGTTCTCCATAAATATCCAGGTATAAGTCAAAGATATTGATTCAAAGAACTCACCTGTTTCCGCGAAACTGTGATAGTATCATTGAAAATAGTCCAATTCACAGTCTGGTAGCAGGGAGGAGTGGTCAGGGACCCATTGTATCTGTAGAATCGATCCAGACTGTTTGGCAGTAGATACCGGACATTAAATCCTGGGATTTCAGTATCAGactctgaaacacaaacaaaggaaaattgTTAAAAATCCATTTGTACTTCATTAATGTTTTACTACTAGAGACTATTTTGAGACTGAAGCTGAACTCTGACTACCTTGTTTCATCATTACCAAAATTAGCAGGTATCAAGTtcttaatgtatttattgatttattgtatGGATAAAGGATATATTCCATGAAAGATGTAACTTTCCACTGACATTTCCAAGCGAAAGATTGAGAGGGAATAAATGTGACGTGTGTTGTGTAAATCCTCACAGATATTGCTGCTGCTGACACAGGTCTTCACTTTCCGGTTATTTCTTTGACCTGGCAACACAATCGAAACCGAATTGCCCTTGCGCCAATGAAAGAATTTAACCCAGTGTTTTATTACAGAACAGGCTATTTTCATCTTGCCATAGTTCACCTCAATGGCCCATATTATGAGAATAAAGCTGAAATAGGGAAGAGAGAAGGATACTGTAGTGGGGCATGTCTTATCACAACCATAATGTGTTGCACAATACTCaggttaaaataataaagagtGGGTGAAATGAATAATCATTACCTTCTATGCTGACATCTGCAAGCGATGACAGgattttttcatagttttcattctCATGTAGACCAATCTACAATTGACAAATGAGAGTATGTTAGATATTGACCAGAAGAGTTCAAGCTGTTCTTTCCTAATACAGTTACTTTCTATCTTTATACAGAACACTGATCCTATTCATGGCATTGTAATATTAGCTTGTAGTTTTAGCTGATTatgtaatgtacatatatgtaaaaCTCTTAAGGTAAAGCCCTTAAACCATTGTGACGTGGCCTGCATGTAAAAGCTCTTACCCCAATGAAGGCCCCCAGCACTGCCAGTCCATCCGGTTTGCTGGCCGCTTCTGAGATATTTGCATATTTAGAGTTGTAGTGAACCACATGaatctaaaatggaaaaacaaatagacaatttattttcatttttcatttttttcacttttacacCTAGAGAATATATTTCACCTTCATGCAATGTTTGCTTTAATTGGGACAATGAATCCTGGACCTGGAGGATAGTGGTGTCTGCTGTTGTTCAAAGTAGTTTCAGATTTAGCTCAGCTGAAACACCTGTATGTCTTTTCAGCCGCAGATTTTAGCAGCGAGAATTTGGTCCAATGCGGAGtgattactttaaaaataccCCCTCCTTTGTGCCGCAATGTGTCATACtggaccatttttaaaaacaacagcatcttCAATAGGCTCGACCTCCTCACCTCTGCCGGGAAGTGGACGTCATCTATGGTATGCTCTGACCCAGGCACCTCCTTGGTCCCCCAATGGAAATGCAGCTGCGCGGCCAGGAACACGCTGTCGAACCCTTTGACGATGCGCATGGTGTTGGGTAGACTCAGCTGCACTGAGGAAGACATTACACACCACAAGTGCTTTGAACCACAAGGCAATGGCTGGATACCAGTGATGTCCGCTCCTGTCCTGGAGGAACACGCTGTCCACAGGCTCACATTCCAGCGAGGCTCTTAATCTCAACCACCTGATTCAGCGAACTATTTTCTTGATTGATCCCATTTAGTTTTGCTCCTCAGCCCCGGGAGTGTGGTTTACAGAGAAGTGACTGAGTAGCCCTGTAGACCAGCTCAATGCACAGTATCGTCCATACACCTCCTGTACAATTCTGTGCCATTCTGCGTCTGGTGTTATAACATATTCAGaactgcaaaaacaacagagcTGTGGGGATGGGGGTTGACTTATGAATTGATTTAAATCTGACTCGTGATTATGAATTGATTTAAATCTGACTCGTGATTATGAATTGATTTAAATCTGACTCGTGATTTGTtttgtatacattacattacatgcatttagcagtttatccagagcgacttccagcacaaagtgtacccattcaagttaaacaagcaacagcgtcagaccaggctaacaacactcctggaccggtgagtgtgagcatacaACAATCAATTTAGCGCAAACTGAATATAAGCCTAGTGTAGGTGACAAACTGACCCCTACATTGGATTTGGACTCCTGTGCCCTTTGTAGAAGGCACGTAGCATAGCCTTGATTTGTGCCGCTTGCCAGCACCTCTGCTCCAACACCAAGCAAGTGGTACCTACACGTGTGCCCGTTGTTTAGCAGTCTCAGGGATTGTTTGTCTGAGAGGTCATATCCCTCCAGCTTTATTGCTGGTAACTTGGGGTTGAAGATGGCCTCCCTGGTGTCGATGTTGATGGGAGACTGGGAatttccactgcagtgctggAACGTCGAAGGCCAGGCATCTTGATCTGCCAGGAAGGGGACAATCATTAACACGACACCAAACCCTATAGTGCATGACTCTGAGTTAATTATATAACACTGGTACACTGTCACAGGTatgctgttttcctttcaaaacCTAATGCTATGTGTCCAtcagatgcaaatgaaaatgacccCGAGAAGTGCCCAGTGACATCACTTTCTGTTTTAAAGAGCTTGTGTAGCTATCTTAAAGCAGCATTGATCTCCACAAAGAGGTAGTATTGGATGGTACCATTGTGAACTTGTATTGTATAATGCCTATATCCAAACCAGACAGATCATGGCCAGTAATAAAAGGTTTATGATCTGAAACAGATATTTTATATGACAGAATCCTTGAAAGGATGGGTCAAGGAGGTACAGTCGATTGTTCAATTCACAGATAtctattttatttcactgaagtCATAAAGACCTCTCACGGTCAGTTTAAAAGTCATATTAACTCAGACACATGTGGTTTAAACTGTGCTATAGTCTATTTTGACTCCTAGTAAGTTCACTTTGGGATCAGAGAGTGGTACAGATTTGCATTTGttattgtattaatgtattaaattattttcgCACGTCACGCTTCAAAAAGATGCTGAGTGAGGGAAAGTTTTCAAAGGGAGATCTACCATGGGGATGATATTTGACACAGTTTATCTCCAGAGAACAATTCATATATAATCTCAGGATTTCCCTATCAACTTGGACTTGGTGCCCAGTATAAGATAGTGAGAGGGCAGGAAGGTGTAGTTCACATAATGATTTGATTTGGCCACTATAAAATCTCAGATTGCACTGTTAGAGATTTGCTGGGAGGGGCAAGGAAAAACATCGCCTTACTGATTCTGCATCAGTGTGCAtggtttgaaatgtaatttaatttgactttaacttttttatatataaatcaaaaaataaatgcacgtGTCTATATAATATAGTATGCAAATTATTTGCATAAATACACAAGATATGAAGCTGAAAGTAGCAGGAATGTCACATTTACTTGCATGACAACATTATGGAACAACATCCTATTGTACACTTGGCACAGATTGTTGTTTTGAGATGTTTTGAGAGAGGTTATGAGGAATAGGGGAAATCAGAtcttatacatgtatatttaccATCATATTTCCAGTGCCCATGAGAGGTGCCTAAAAGAGAGATAAAATGGCATTAGTAATGAGCATACATAGCACATGATAATACACAGAGTGGTGTATTATCCCAGATCAGTTGATACAGAATTGTGAATTCGTATGCATGTATGGACGATTTCATACAATGgcatataattttatatatatttatacaattaTCTATTCTGAATCCCTTTGTGCTTTTGGTACAAACTGTACAGCCATGGTACAGTTGGTTTTTTGACGTCCAGACCCTTAGCATTGTTCCATGAATGTGAACTTTAGTCAAAGGGCTGTGCATgtgagattaaaatgaacaacttCATGCGGACGTTTCAGTGACATTAGTTATGGAAGGGCAAGCCCCCTCAAAGTGTGTGAAACCACAATGGGTAATCAACTGCTCCCTGATTTCAACCAATGGCAGTGGTTTGAAGTGAAGAGCAGtgtcttctgattggttcaatcaatgaatcaatgaatgacTTTCTTGGTAGCCAGCTATTACGGGGGTTTAGGAAGCCTCACTGCCTTGCACTGTcatcactgaaataaattaaatacagtttaaaacaaaacctttttgcCAAGCATATCCTCCCCAACTGTTACATATCTGCCTACCTGTAGCAGTTCTCTGAACTTACTGTCACATAAGATTACTTGCGGAAAATCACCTTATAGACATTTTAAGAGCTGTCATTCTCGGCTCTTCTATCTAACTATCTAACTCTGATTCAGAACAAGTGCAGCATGGGAAAAATTaacataaaggaaaaacagtTCTATACTTTTCTAGGAAAACATTACCTCTATATTACCTCAAAATACTTCAGCCAGTACTATTTAAACCACAGATTCTGTCCTTTAAGGGGCTTGGTGTTATGAAAACTAACCTTTGTTCCCTCATCGGCCCCCAATGTTAGAATGAATTACCTCTGACTCTCTGACTGTCAAAATTGCAAAAACACTCCCCACCTTTCGTAACAGATATAAGACACCATCTCCAACACACCTTAAGACACACCAGACCTTGCCCTGGTTCTCAGAATTCTGGCCTGTCCTCCACCTAACTACCAGAATCAGTTCACTTGATCCTATAACACAGTTTGTGTATGGATTATCATAGCTGTTTCAGTTCATTGTTTGTCATTACAAATATGGTAGTATGATGCAAGTTAGTATCACTCTTATGAATCACTGCTTGGCACTATGAAAACACTATGACTAAAGGTCATGTTATGCCATAAATCCATACTGTTGCATTTATGTTGCACTTAAGTATAATTTCTCTGCATGatgcttttattattatgtttctttttaatgttttttaaatgttttatgattaaagtatttaatcttttaatcttttaattCACCCAGAATTagaatgtctgccaaataaGTAAATGATACGCACAGGTGTCATACACTGTGGGTTTGAATTAAGCACTGATTGGAAATGACAATAGAAGTATACGGTCATCAAAAGTCTGACGGCATTCAAACGAGGCTTAATTGAGCAGCGGCTGTGTGGTAGCACTATGGTGTGATTTGGTCATTGGACTTGTGACCACACGATGAAAAAGCTGGAGTTCTGAACGGGGCCCCCTTATTGATGCAATCTTGGGCAAAGTGCTTTTTTACACCAACAAACAaccagttgtataaatggacaatcCATGGAGTGTGACGTAAGTAGCCCAGGAGGAATTTAAATGCTAAGCAAaagtacataaatgtaaataaaacctCATAACAGTGTGAGGGATATTTGTTTGAGAGGGTTTTTATAGGAATACaagctttaaaacaaaatccttGTGGAACGGTTTTCTTGGACATCCCAAGATTTTGTAAATCAGCAAGTGTTGAGTTTTCCTCAAGAAAACTGAACCCTTTTTTAGGCATGTCTGCATTACATATGATAAATTGATGGTAACCTGGCGGGAACTTTACTACCACTTCACTGTCACTTCACTAACTTAGCTGCAGGCTCAGATACTCTGTTTTGGTGTGTTATTTCCGActttatttctgcattattaTTGTCGCTGTAATTTCTTCGCTTCATTGGAGCATACATTTCAAAGAGAATACTTCTGCCATGCATATCTCCCATAGTGCCTCACTATAAAGACAAACAGTGGCGGGACGGCTCAGTAAACTCATAACAGCAATAGAGGCAATAATGATATTTCTAGACTGagtaaaaaaacataacaacacAAAAGACTACAATGGGTGGTGCCAGAATAGGGTAGGTAAAAACAAACTACATGTCATGAACATGTCTGAGGGTCAAGGCATATTGAATAAGGATATTCTGTATCAGAACATATTCAACCATTAACCATGGAGAGATGCGCTTGGTAAGTAATAGGCATTAGACACCAAGTCTCATGCATTGAACTCGAGTCTCACACAATCGGTCCAGGGCTCTGCTCTCATGCTCAGACATGATATATCTCACACTTTTGGACCAGAACTTTTCCTTATCAGAactttttgtaatgtatttatcaCCATGCAAAAGTCTCATTCATGCGCTATATATCTAGCATTGGCAATAATGATGCAATCAGCCTGTACCGGCCTCCAACACCACCTCCTTAATTCCTAATCTCACTAAATCTAAAGATAATGCAAGTATACACATTAGATGAAATCCCATAATCCAAGACTTCAAAGAAGCAttaatggaatttaaaaaagaacCTCTACTGGAATTTCATGCAACTACTCATTTTGTAGAATTGTATTTAATTAGTGCACACTTTACAAATCCCTCACTATTGAAACGCCACAATCTTTGTCAATCAAACGCACACAATCCCCTCACAGATCGCCTCCACTGAGACTCGATATGGGACAATGGGTTGCCGGAGAGTCAGGCCGTGCTGGTCCATGTGTTAGCAAAGCCAAACACAACTGATTCACAGTCTACGAAAGAAAAGCAACGTCACGGAGCATATGTCAGCCAGCTGTCTGTTTTGAGTAGAAAAGAAGACACAGAGCTACACTCGAGCCGAGAGATCCAGTGTCTTGAATCAGAGTTTAAAAGGCTGCTCTGTTTTCTTTGCCATCAGTGCACGTATACAATCCGCCCTTCATGTGCCTGAGTGAATGCGGCCATTGTGCTCTCCATCAGCAGGCCCCATCTCGGTTCCCTGAGTGAAAGTGTCGACAGGTTGCtggggggaggagtggggggggggagtcccTGTGGTTTCATTGTCAATCCCAAGGTTATTGTTGCTACATGGTGCCATTTAGCTCAATCACAACCAAAGCTAGTCAGTGTGCCCCTGCTGTGTGGCTCTACATCTGTTCCATTTCTCCTCTGGTCCACTATGAAAAAGAAGTTAATCCGTAAGTATTTGATTGAACCTTTATTTAGCCAGGTAGGTTAAttgaaaacctgttttttttttccttttgcagtgACAGTTTGGATGACTGATTGGTGCCGTGTGATTTGTTATTACCACACTGTGTCACTTAATGAGTTAATGACGGcccctcctacagcacagtatctCCATCAATTGCAtgcttttgttcttgttttttaaacatgctaTAATGCTAAGCACTGAACAGAGTTTTTCATTTAAGATTAAAGCTTAAATTTTCCATTGGTCACTGTGCCTTACACATACGATCCACAGACGACATACTCAACCCTCGTGCACCGTGGTGTACTGGGTGATGTCACTCTTTCAGTGTAAAATGATGACCTTCtgtcaatatatcagttcattCCTTTTTCCAAAATGGTTATGATGGAAGTCTGGATAATTGCCTGATCAAACACCTATCAATAAAATAATCCATCCATTCTTTGTCTTAACAGTTTGCCAATAACTCAGACTAGGACACCTGACAAAATTCCTGACTGTGTGTCTAATATGTCTTCTTTCTCTCAAACAGTAACTGATACAACCAGTCTCCGAAGATCTAATCTAAAATCTGTTAAAAGGAAGAGGAAATCTACCTCACATCTCAAGACTCCCATATATCAGTACTTAAACATTGCAGTTTCTTAAACTGGCACCACTGTTCCATTCATTCTGTTCAAAGACAAGAGACTAATTGTCTGTGGTTATGGATGTAACTTGATATAAGTAGGTAATGGAGAATGGGTAATGCTCCGACAAGCTTAAGTAAATCAGGGTTTTAATGAGAGATGGCTTAGTGATCTCATTCAATAAGCATGTTCAACTTCAAAGATATCAATTGTCAGTATAGCGGCAAAAAAATCATTAGCAGTCTATTGCTGAAAATTATTCCTCAATCATATTAtccaaaaatattcatatagAGTTTCGTCATGACCGCTAAAATATGTT belongs to Megalops cyprinoides isolate fMegCyp1 chromosome 5, fMegCyp1.pri, whole genome shotgun sequence and includes:
- the ca9 gene encoding LOW QUALITY PROTEIN: carbonic anhydrase 14 (The sequence of the model RefSeq protein was modified relative to this genomic sequence to represent the inferred CDS: substituted 1 base at 1 genomic stop codon), with protein sequence MLGKLFLAFFLRSLVLIAASSSSSSEEDESSSEKDSEDHPKNQDAWPSTFQHCSGNSQSPINIDTREAIFNPKLPAIKLEGYDLSDKQSLRLLNNGHTLQLSLPNTMRIVKGFDSVFLAAQLHFHWGTKEVPGSEHTIDDVHFPAEIHVVHYNSKYANISEAASKPDGLAVLGAFIGIGLHENENYEKILSSLADVSIEESDTEIPGFNVRYLLPNSLDRFYRYNGSLTTPPCYQTVNWTIFNDTITVSRKQLAALEDTLKAGHNQHLTKNFRAPQLLHGRQVLSSFSAVPSSRGTGKGHPIXLHTKLGSNQSIPFAGDILATAFGVLFSVTLLSFMMYACQQRKKYSRFKKDARQNVIYKPATKEEA